A portion of the Achromobacter sp. MFA1 R4 genome contains these proteins:
- a CDS encoding DedA family protein: protein MNPALHQFIADYGLWAVLGGTFLEGESVVVFAGFLAHQGLFLLPHVMLCAFAGSFLADQLLFYVGRRYRDHRYVRRIREKPAFDKALAAIDRYPNGFILTLRFLYGLRTVGPAALGVSRVSPLRYLVLNAVAAAIWAACFSLLGYVFGRTIEALLGRIQGVEIKLAIAAALGILVWLAYWFHARRRR from the coding sequence ATGAATCCGGCCCTGCATCAGTTCATCGCCGACTACGGCTTGTGGGCCGTACTGGGCGGCACCTTCCTGGAAGGCGAGAGCGTGGTGGTATTCGCCGGCTTCCTGGCGCACCAGGGGCTGTTTCTCCTGCCCCACGTCATGCTCTGCGCGTTCGCCGGGTCGTTCCTGGCGGACCAGTTGCTGTTTTATGTGGGCCGTCGCTACCGCGATCATCGCTACGTGCGGCGCATCCGCGAAAAGCCCGCCTTCGACAAGGCGCTGGCCGCCATCGACCGCTATCCGAACGGCTTCATCCTGACTCTGCGCTTTTTGTACGGCTTGCGCACGGTCGGGCCCGCGGCCCTGGGCGTATCCAGGGTGTCGCCACTGCGCTATCTGGTACTGAATGCCGTGGCCGCGGCGATCTGGGCGGCGTGCTTCAGCCTGCTGGGCTATGTGTTCGGGCGGACGATCGAGGCGTTGCTCGGACGCATCCAAGGCGTGGAAATCAAACTGGCCATCGCGGCCGCGCTGGGCATCCTGGTCTGGCTGGCCTACTGGTTCCACGCGCGCCGGCGCCGCTAG
- a CDS encoding aspartate carbamoyltransferase: MSISQQAFLRDAMRRLNLTRDVFATRIGVKRRALDTWLLPEGSQEFRAMPEVVQRFVSEIVQNGVLLEKYTQSVQDGPLRDRIAVEGKHQLLSVDQFTRDSVEDLFRVADMMQPIARRQKVSRVLEGAVLGNLFFEASTRTRVSFGSAFCRLGGSVCDTTGFTFSSMAKGESIYDTSRVMSGYVDAMVIRHPDQGSVAEFARATNIPVVNGGDGPGEHPSQALLDLYTILTEFSRLGKLLDGAHIAMVGDLKYGRTVHSLIKLMALYKNVKFSLVSPKGLEMPTYVVEQASRNGNIIEQKSSLAEGLAGADVIYATRVQKERFANEENEGYTPDFQINRAIIDAYCSPETIVMHPLPRDSRPGANDLSVDLNHDPRLAIFRQTDNGIPIRMAIFAVLLGVEGLVQHSLRDVTWQHPSHIGPDDSVFHGLD; this comes from the coding sequence ATGAGCATCTCCCAGCAAGCCTTTCTGCGCGACGCCATGCGCCGCCTCAACCTCACCCGCGACGTGTTCGCGACCCGCATCGGCGTCAAGCGCCGCGCCCTCGATACCTGGCTGTTGCCAGAAGGCTCGCAGGAATTCCGCGCCATGCCGGAAGTGGTGCAGCGATTCGTCAGTGAGATCGTGCAGAACGGCGTTTTGCTGGAAAAATATACGCAAAGCGTACAAGACGGTCCCCTGCGTGACCGCATTGCCGTCGAAGGCAAGCACCAATTGCTGTCGGTGGACCAGTTCACGCGCGATTCCGTGGAAGACCTGTTCCGCGTGGCCGACATGATGCAGCCCATCGCGCGCCGCCAGAAGGTGTCGCGCGTCCTGGAAGGCGCCGTGCTGGGCAACCTGTTCTTCGAGGCCAGCACCCGCACGCGCGTGAGCTTCGGATCCGCGTTCTGCCGCCTGGGCGGTTCGGTCTGCGACACGACCGGCTTCACGTTTTCCTCGATGGCCAAGGGCGAGTCCATTTACGACACCAGCCGCGTCATGAGCGGCTACGTCGACGCCATGGTGATCCGCCACCCCGACCAGGGTTCGGTCGCCGAATTCGCTCGGGCCACGAACATTCCCGTGGTCAACGGCGGCGACGGCCCCGGCGAGCACCCCAGCCAGGCCCTGCTGGATCTCTACACCATCCTGACCGAGTTTTCGCGCCTGGGTAAGTTGCTGGACGGCGCGCACATTGCCATGGTCGGCGACCTGAAGTACGGCCGCACCGTGCACTCGCTCATCAAGCTGATGGCGCTGTACAAGAACGTGAAATTCTCGCTGGTGTCGCCCAAGGGCCTGGAGATGCCGACCTACGTCGTCGAGCAGGCGAGCCGCAACGGCAACATCATCGAACAGAAGTCCTCGCTGGCCGAAGGCCTGGCGGGCGCCGACGTGATCTACGCGACGCGCGTGCAGAAAGAGCGCTTCGCCAACGAAGAGAACGAAGGCTACACGCCGGACTTCCAGATCAACCGCGCCATCATCGACGCCTATTGCAGCCCCGAGACGATCGTGATGCACCCGCTGCCGCGCGACAGCCGGCCGGGCGCCAACGACCTGAGCGTGGACCTGAACCATGACCCCCGCCTGGCGATCTTCCGCCAGACCGACAACGGCATTCCCATCCGCATGGCGATCTTCGCGGTGCTGCTGGGCGTGGAGGGCCTGGTGCAGCATTCGCTGCGCGACGTGACCTGGCAACATCCGTCGCACATCGGCCCGGACGATTCCGTCTTCCACGGCCTGGATTGA
- a CDS encoding PLP-dependent aminotransferase family protein, producing the protein MEAQPLYLRLANHYRRAIQTGVLAPAQRMPSVRTLVRTHHVSLSTALQACRQLEDDGLIEARPRSGYFVLKPRRNSIPPVGEPDIRQTLGAAQYVGIHDRVSDFIAKCGAHPVSANFALAAAVPQAYPMDALKQAMTRALRQAPEVLVSPVPPQGHPDLRGVLARRALANGINATPDDVIVTHGCIEALNLALRAVARPGDTIAVESPAYFGLLQILESLGMRALEIPTSPQHGLSIEALDLAFQTHGNIRAVVVVPNFHNPLGCVMPDGHKARLVALCERQQVPLIEDDTYGALTDDDAPLAAAKSWDATGNVIYCSSMHKTLAPGMRLGWLLGGRWKARIAMLKFAQSRPNEPLAQIAVAEFMGSRAYDRHLTRLRRELKTQRDLTAEAIAAHFPRGTRLSVPQGGMLLWVEMPEGVSGMEVFEAGLRQGIRVAPGAMFSNGTRYDHFLRISCGQRITPEVSRALVTLARIVEERTA; encoded by the coding sequence ATGGAAGCACAACCCCTGTACCTACGCCTGGCCAATCACTATCGGCGGGCGATCCAGACCGGCGTCCTTGCCCCGGCCCAGCGCATGCCTTCGGTCCGCACGCTGGTGCGCACGCATCACGTCAGCCTGTCCACCGCGTTGCAGGCCTGCCGCCAACTGGAGGACGACGGCCTGATCGAGGCCCGGCCCCGCTCGGGATACTTCGTCCTCAAGCCCCGGCGCAACAGCATTCCGCCCGTCGGCGAGCCCGACATCCGCCAGACGCTCGGAGCCGCGCAGTACGTGGGCATCCACGACCGCGTCTCGGACTTCATCGCGAAGTGCGGGGCGCACCCGGTCAGCGCCAACTTCGCCCTGGCGGCGGCCGTGCCGCAGGCCTATCCGATGGACGCGCTCAAGCAGGCGATGACGCGCGCCTTGCGGCAGGCCCCCGAGGTGCTGGTGAGCCCGGTGCCGCCTCAAGGACATCCCGACCTGCGCGGCGTGCTGGCCCGCCGCGCGCTCGCCAACGGCATCAACGCCACGCCCGACGACGTGATCGTCACGCATGGCTGCATCGAGGCCCTGAATCTGGCGCTGCGCGCGGTCGCGCGGCCCGGCGACACCATCGCCGTGGAATCGCCCGCGTATTTCGGCCTGCTGCAGATCCTGGAAAGCCTGGGCATGCGCGCGCTCGAGATTCCCACCAGCCCTCAGCATGGACTGTCGATCGAAGCCCTGGACCTGGCTTTCCAGACCCACGGCAACATCCGCGCCGTGGTCGTGGTGCCGAACTTCCACAATCCGCTGGGGTGCGTCATGCCCGATGGCCACAAGGCGCGGCTCGTGGCGCTGTGCGAACGCCAGCAGGTGCCGCTCATCGAGGACGACACCTACGGCGCCCTGACCGACGACGACGCGCCCCTGGCGGCCGCCAAGTCCTGGGACGCCACCGGCAACGTCATCTACTGCTCATCCATGCACAAGACGCTGGCGCCCGGGATGCGGCTGGGCTGGCTGCTGGGCGGCCGCTGGAAGGCCCGCATTGCCATGCTCAAGTTCGCGCAGAGCCGCCCCAATGAACCGCTGGCGCAGATCGCCGTGGCCGAATTCATGGGCTCGCGCGCCTATGACCGTCACCTGACGCGGCTGCGGCGGGAACTGAAGACGCAGCGCGACCTGACCGCGGAGGCGATCGCCGCGCATTTTCCACGGGGCACGCGCCTGAGCGTGCCGCAAGGCGGCATGCTGCTCTGGGTGGAGATGCCCGAAGGTGTGTCGGGAATGGAGGTCTTCGAGGCCGGGCTGCGGCAAGGGATACGCGTGGCGCCCGGGGCCATGTTTTCGAATGGCACGCGGTACGACCATTTCCTGCGCATCAGTTGCGGGCAACGCATCACGCCCGAGGTCTCGCGCGCGCTGGTGACGCTGGCGCGTATCGTGGAAGAACGGACAGCATGA
- a CDS encoding recombination-associated protein RdgC: protein MWFKNLKIYRLSSPWTLTGEQLEETLARHAYQAGNNLEMQSLGWVPPRENGGLAHEVNGQILLSLRAEKKLLPGTVINQVAKARAQEIEEQQGYKPGRKQMKEIKERVTDELLPRAFSVYRDTRVWIDPKNNWLVIDAAASAKADEVIGLLAKCVDPFPLENLYVAQSPASAMTGWLAEDEAPTNFTIDQDTELRSSGESGAAIRYVKHSIDADDVRRHIQSGKQCTRLAMTWADRVSFVLTEGLDVKRVAPLDVLKEGNEGIAANDDEKFDSDMMLMTGELAKMMAELVEALGGEKKV from the coding sequence ATGTGGTTCAAGAATCTCAAGATTTATCGCCTCTCCTCGCCCTGGACTCTGACGGGCGAACAGCTTGAAGAAACGCTGGCGCGGCATGCCTACCAAGCCGGCAACAACCTGGAAATGCAAAGCCTCGGATGGGTTCCTCCGCGCGAAAACGGCGGGCTTGCCCACGAGGTCAACGGCCAGATACTGCTTAGCCTGCGCGCGGAAAAGAAGCTGCTGCCCGGCACCGTGATCAACCAGGTCGCCAAAGCGCGCGCCCAGGAGATCGAAGAGCAGCAAGGCTACAAGCCGGGCCGCAAGCAGATGAAGGAAATCAAGGAACGCGTCACGGACGAGCTCCTGCCGCGCGCCTTCAGCGTGTATCGCGACACGCGCGTGTGGATCGACCCGAAGAACAACTGGCTGGTCATCGACGCGGCCGCCTCGGCCAAGGCCGACGAAGTCATCGGCCTGCTGGCCAAGTGCGTCGATCCCTTCCCGCTGGAAAACCTGTACGTGGCCCAATCGCCCGCCTCGGCCATGACCGGCTGGTTGGCCGAAGACGAGGCCCCGACCAACTTCACCATCGACCAGGACACCGAACTGCGCTCGTCCGGAGAAAGCGGCGCGGCGATCCGCTACGTCAAGCACTCCATCGATGCCGATGACGTGCGCCGTCACATCCAGTCGGGCAAGCAGTGCACCCGCCTGGCCATGACCTGGGCCGACCGCGTGTCGTTCGTGCTGACCGAGGGGCTGGACGTCAAGCGCGTTGCGCCGCTGGACGTGCTGAAGGAAGGCAACGAAGGCATCGCCGCGAACGACGACGAGAAGTTCGATTCCGACATGATGCTCATGACCGGCGAGCTGGCCAAGATGATGGCCGAGCTGGTCGAAGCGCTGGGCGGCGAAAAGAAGGTCTGA
- a CDS encoding Lrp/AsnC family transcriptional regulator has translation MNERLDDIDRQLLSLLQANAREPAAILARKLGLARTTVVARIARLERESIVAGYGVRLGRRLEEAAVRAYCFISVLPKTPAAVIRELEKMPEVEEVSSVSGPYDYLIFLRCETHEQLDALLDRIGLIDGVKQTQTSIVLSRKVDRRSAVGAP, from the coding sequence ATGAACGAACGACTCGACGACATCGACCGGCAATTGCTCAGCCTGCTGCAGGCCAATGCGCGCGAACCCGCCGCCATCCTGGCGCGCAAGCTGGGCCTGGCGCGCACGACGGTGGTCGCGCGCATCGCGCGGCTGGAGCGCGAGAGCATCGTGGCGGGCTATGGCGTGCGCCTGGGACGGCGGCTGGAAGAGGCCGCGGTGCGCGCTTATTGCTTCATCAGCGTGCTGCCCAAGACGCCGGCGGCGGTGATCCGGGAGCTGGAAAAGATGCCCGAGGTCGAGGAAGTGTCGTCGGTCAGCGGCCCCTACGATTACCTGATCTTCCTGCGCTGCGAAACGCACGAACAACTGGATGCGCTGCTGGACCGCATCGGCCTGATCGACGGCGTCAAGCAAACGCAGACATCCATCGTGCTCAGCCGCAAGGTCGACCGCCGCAGCGCGGTCGGCGCGCCCTGA
- a CDS encoding BPTD_2524 family lipoprotein has product MRKSVWVGVTLAAMLAGCASTGVYESETAKKETFSVDTNYQAAFRRAGEYVRACHTQVQHPYGVSYAWRHTLGEKGAPDEIQLYKVGQPATVLELISAEADGPANAKVTVTVLGEGRWDEAEIEAARKSIQSATPVCRSARGG; this is encoded by the coding sequence ATGCGCAAGTCTGTGTGGGTGGGTGTAACGTTGGCGGCCATGCTGGCCGGCTGCGCCAGCACCGGGGTCTACGAGTCCGAAACCGCAAAGAAGGAAACCTTCAGCGTCGACACCAATTACCAGGCGGCCTTCCGCCGCGCCGGTGAATACGTGCGCGCGTGCCACACGCAGGTCCAGCACCCCTATGGCGTGTCCTATGCATGGCGCCACACCCTGGGCGAGAAAGGCGCGCCGGACGAAATCCAGCTCTACAAGGTCGGCCAGCCCGCCACGGTGCTGGAGCTGATTTCGGCGGAGGCCGATGGGCCCGCCAATGCCAAGGTCACGGTGACGGTGCTGGGCGAAGGGCGCTGGGATGAGGCCGAGATCGAAGCGGCGCGCAAGTCGATCCAGAGCGCCACGCCGGTTTGCCGTAGCGCCCGCGGCGGCTGA
- a CDS encoding entericidin A/B family lipoprotein, with translation MKNRVFLVMLLSIAALSAGCNTVAGAGKDIQRGGEKIEQAAEKK, from the coding sequence ATGAAGAACAGAGTCTTTCTCGTCATGTTGCTTTCGATTGCTGCGCTTTCGGCGGGATGCAACACCGTCGCCGGCGCCGGAAAAGATATCCAGCGTGGCGGCGAAAAGATCGAACAGGCTGCTGAAAAGAAGTAG
- a CDS encoding TIGR03862 family flavoprotein, with translation MSLAARRVAVIGGGPAGLMAAEKLSEAGAQVDVFDAMPSVGRKFLMAGRGGLNLTHSEPAGPFLARYGDRAAAVAPWLRMMDATRLRDWAHELGIQTFVGSSGRVFPQEMKAAPLLRAWLARLRGQGVRFHMRHRWLGWRDDAPGAQALRFDTPAGPVCHAADAVVLALGGGSWAKLGSDGAWAPGLQALGVPVAPLRPANCGFDVDWSDHFRSRFAGQPVKSVSMACGGPARQGEFVVSETGIEGSLVYALSAVVRDRIDADGSAVAMLDLAPDWSDEKVMAAVTHPRGARSMSSHLQSRLGLTGVKAGLLRECASADDFKDPARLGRRIKALPLTLRRPRPIDEAISTAGGVSFDGLTAGLMLTAVPGVFCVGEMLDWEAPTGGYLLTACMASGAFGAAGVIDFLNGRP, from the coding sequence ATGAGCCTGGCGGCCCGACGTGTTGCCGTCATCGGCGGCGGCCCCGCCGGCCTGATGGCGGCGGAAAAGTTGAGCGAGGCGGGGGCGCAGGTGGACGTGTTCGACGCCATGCCTTCGGTCGGCAGGAAATTCCTGATGGCCGGGCGAGGTGGCCTGAACCTGACGCATAGCGAGCCAGCGGGGCCGTTCCTCGCCCGCTACGGCGACCGGGCCGCGGCCGTGGCGCCGTGGCTGCGCATGATGGACGCCACCCGCCTGCGGGACTGGGCGCATGAATTGGGCATCCAGACATTCGTCGGCTCGTCGGGCCGGGTGTTTCCACAGGAAATGAAGGCGGCGCCGCTGTTGCGGGCCTGGCTGGCCCGGCTGCGCGGGCAGGGCGTGCGCTTTCACATGCGGCACCGGTGGCTGGGCTGGCGCGATGACGCGCCGGGCGCGCAGGCGCTGCGATTCGACACGCCCGCCGGTCCGGTCTGCCACGCCGCCGACGCCGTCGTCCTTGCCTTGGGAGGCGGCAGTTGGGCCAAGCTGGGGTCGGATGGCGCCTGGGCGCCGGGATTGCAGGCGCTCGGCGTGCCCGTCGCGCCGCTGCGGCCGGCCAATTGCGGTTTCGACGTGGACTGGTCGGATCACTTTCGCAGCCGCTTTGCCGGGCAGCCGGTCAAGTCCGTGTCCATGGCCTGCGGCGGACCGGCGCGGCAGGGCGAGTTCGTCGTTTCCGAGACCGGCATCGAAGGCAGCCTCGTCTATGCGCTGTCCGCGGTCGTGCGGGACCGCATCGACGCCGACGGCAGCGCAGTGGCGATGCTCGATCTTGCGCCGGATTGGTCCGACGAGAAGGTGATGGCCGCGGTGACGCATCCGCGCGGCGCGCGGTCCATGTCCAGCCATCTGCAGAGCAGGCTGGGACTTACGGGTGTCAAGGCGGGCCTGCTGCGCGAATGCGCCAGCGCCGACGACTTCAAAGACCCGGCGCGCCTGGGCCGGCGGATCAAGGCGCTGCCGCTGACGCTGCGGCGGCCCCGGCCGATCGATGAGGCGATCAGCACTGCCGGCGGGGTGTCGTTCGACGGGCTGACCGCCGGCTTGATGCTCACGGCCGTGCCGGGCGTTTTCTGTGTCGGGGAGATGCTGGATTGGGAGGCGCCGACGGGCGGCTACCTGTTGACGGCCTGCATGGCCAGCGGCGCCTTTGGCGCGGCCGGCGTCATCGATTTCCTGAACGGGCGCCCGTAA
- a CDS encoding bile acid:sodium symporter family protein: MSRLVRLLPDRFTLYLICTVIIASIVPAHGQGVVVFGWITNVAVGLLFFLHGARLSREAIIAGLTHWKLHLTIFSATFLMFPLLGLALKPVLEPLVTPELYLGILFLCCLPATVQSAIAFTSMARGNVPAAVCSASASSLLGIFITPLLVGTVVANAGSAPISFDAVGKIMLQLLLPFVLGQFARRWIGAWVHKRKAMLKFVDQGSILLVVYTAFSEAINEGLWSSTPIPALVGLVVSCCVILALALGLSALAGRVFGFKIEDRITLLFCGSKKSLASGIPMAQVLFAGHAVGAVVLPLMLFHQIQLMVCGVLAARYGKRPETTH; encoded by the coding sequence ATGTCCCGCCTCGTTCGACTCCTGCCCGACCGCTTCACCCTCTATCTGATCTGCACCGTCATCATCGCCAGCATCGTGCCCGCGCACGGGCAAGGCGTGGTCGTCTTCGGCTGGATCACCAACGTCGCCGTCGGCCTCCTGTTCTTCCTGCACGGCGCGCGCCTGTCCCGCGAGGCCATCATTGCGGGTCTGACGCACTGGAAGCTGCACCTGACCATTTTCTCGGCCACGTTCCTGATGTTCCCGCTGCTGGGCCTGGCGCTCAAGCCGGTGCTGGAACCGCTGGTCACGCCCGAGCTCTATCTGGGCATCCTGTTCCTGTGCTGCCTGCCGGCCACCGTGCAGTCGGCCATCGCGTTCACCTCGATGGCGCGCGGCAATGTCCCCGCCGCGGTATGCAGCGCCTCGGCCTCCAGCCTGCTGGGCATCTTCATCACGCCGCTTCTGGTCGGCACCGTCGTGGCCAATGCCGGCAGTGCGCCGATCTCGTTCGACGCGGTCGGCAAGATCATGCTGCAGTTGCTCCTGCCCTTCGTGCTGGGCCAGTTCGCGCGCCGCTGGATTGGCGCCTGGGTGCACAAGCGCAAGGCGATGCTGAAATTCGTGGACCAGGGTTCCATCCTGCTGGTGGTCTACACGGCCTTCTCCGAAGCCATCAACGAGGGGCTGTGGAGCAGCACGCCCATCCCCGCGCTGGTCGGCCTGGTCGTGAGCTGCTGCGTCATCCTGGCGCTGGCGCTGGGCCTGTCGGCCCTGGCGGGCAGGGTCTTCGGGTTCAAGATCGAGGACCGCATCACGCTGCTGTTCTGCGGCTCGAAAAAGAGCCTGGCCAGCGGCATTCCCATGGCCCAGGTGCTGTTCGCCGGCCACGCCGTGGGCGCGGTGGTGCTGCCGCTGATGCTGTTCCACCAGATCCAGCTCATGGTCTGCGGCGTCCTCGCCGCGCGCTATGGCAAGCGGCCGGAAACCACCCACTGA
- a CDS encoding diguanylate cyclase, which yields MSSSSTDVPPSPAGVAAPSGQDCYLSASNAQAWEAVYQSVDPYTRGQVAAVVADSATQLVDAFYSTLLADAEAGPRLSHEIVSTRLHSGMKHWLHGLLCVRDQGDIDVLMATQKKVGEVHARVHIPIHLVMAGARVLKNEIAQRLRASDLDGKAASVATQYVCNLFDLAIEQMSRAFMRDINRGARNDEAYRLFALGQNISTERERQRAALLEWSQAVLIGLHYRTPEQALPRLAASEFGLWLQHKGAVLFESAPALRQIMDAVARLDDTVLPRMMHGDAPGQGSLPDQVRELQELVARIKHLLNGLFDMVAEIESGSDPLTNVLNRRFLPSVIGREISIARRQRSDFSVLLLDIDHFKAINDEYGHSGGDQILRQFAELVHQTCRSSDFVFRYGGEEFLVVLVDTGGEAALAAAKKLNAEIRRHRFTIAESGALPVTASIGVATFDGHPDYAYLIDRADQALYRAKQAGRDRSVAA from the coding sequence ATGTCTTCGAGCAGTACCGATGTTCCTCCTTCTCCGGCCGGCGTCGCTGCGCCCAGCGGCCAGGATTGCTACCTGAGCGCATCCAACGCGCAAGCCTGGGAAGCCGTCTATCAGTCGGTCGATCCTTATACGCGCGGGCAGGTCGCGGCGGTGGTGGCCGACAGCGCGACGCAACTGGTGGACGCCTTTTATTCCACCTTGCTCGCCGATGCCGAGGCGGGGCCGCGGCTCTCCCATGAAATCGTCTCGACCCGCCTGCACAGCGGCATGAAGCACTGGCTGCACGGCCTGCTCTGTGTGCGCGACCAGGGCGATATCGACGTCCTGATGGCCACGCAGAAGAAGGTCGGCGAGGTCCATGCGCGCGTCCACATTCCGATCCATCTGGTGATGGCCGGCGCCCGCGTCCTGAAGAACGAGATCGCTCAGCGCCTGCGCGCCAGCGACCTGGACGGCAAGGCCGCATCCGTGGCGACGCAATATGTCTGCAATCTCTTCGACCTCGCGATCGAGCAGATGAGCCGCGCCTTCATGCGCGACATCAACCGCGGGGCCCGCAACGACGAGGCCTATCGTCTCTTCGCGTTGGGGCAGAACATATCCACCGAGCGGGAACGGCAACGGGCCGCGCTGCTCGAATGGAGCCAGGCGGTGCTTATCGGCCTGCACTACCGGACGCCCGAGCAGGCGCTGCCGCGCCTGGCCGCATCCGAATTCGGCCTGTGGCTGCAGCACAAGGGCGCGGTGCTCTTCGAGAGCGCCCCGGCCCTGCGCCAGATCATGGACGCCGTGGCGCGCCTGGACGACACGGTGCTGCCCCGGATGATGCACGGCGATGCGCCGGGGCAAGGCTCGCTGCCGGACCAGGTGCGGGAACTGCAGGAGCTGGTGGCGCGCATCAAGCATCTGCTCAACGGTCTGTTCGACATGGTGGCCGAGATCGAAAGCGGCAGCGATCCGCTCACCAACGTGCTCAACCGGCGTTTCCTGCCGTCGGTCATCGGGCGCGAGATCTCGATTGCGCGGCGCCAGCGCTCGGACTTTTCGGTGCTGTTGCTGGACATCGATCACTTCAAGGCCATCAATGACGAGTACGGCCATTCGGGCGGCGACCAGATTCTGCGCCAGTTCGCCGAGCTGGTGCACCAGACCTGTCGCTCGAGCGACTTCGTGTTCCGATATGGCGGCGAAGAGTTTCTCGTGGTGCTGGTGGACACCGGAGGAGAGGCGGCGCTCGCCGCCGCCAAAAAGCTCAACGCCGAGATCCGTCGGCACCGCTTCACGATTGCCGAGTCCGGCGCGCTGCCCGTGACGGCCAGCATCGGCGTGGCGACTTTCGATGGGCATCCCGACTACGCCTATCTGATCGATCGCGCCGACCAGGCGCTGTACCGCGCCAAGCAGGCTGGTCGCGACCGCAGCGTCGCCGCATGA
- the pdxA gene encoding 4-hydroxythreonine-4-phosphate dehydrogenase PdxA — protein sequence MNTPQPVGVTMGDAAGIGPEIVVKAYAHGLNAPCVVYGDAGALRRAAAQLGARLNIAEIASIDQARPDPGCIQVVACSPALPADLALGKVSALAGRAAYDYVCAAIDDAQAGRIRAIVTAPLNKKSMHEAGIDFPGHTEILADRSATQDFAMMLANDELRVLLVTIHVALADVIARITPQAELTAMRLADRACRQMGIARPRVAVAGLNPHAGEGGKFGREDVDIIEPAIAAARAEGIDASGPWPGDTVFMRARRGEFDIVVAQYHDQGLIPVKYLGLDHGVNVTVGLPFVRTSVDHGTAFDIAGKGLADHASLVAAFDLALAMTP from the coding sequence GTGAACACTCCCCAACCCGTGGGCGTCACCATGGGCGATGCCGCCGGCATCGGTCCCGAAATTGTCGTCAAGGCCTACGCGCATGGCTTGAATGCGCCCTGTGTGGTGTACGGCGATGCCGGCGCGTTGCGACGGGCGGCGGCCCAGCTCGGCGCCCGGCTGAACATCGCCGAGATCGCCAGCATCGACCAGGCGCGGCCCGATCCGGGCTGCATCCAGGTGGTGGCCTGCAGCCCTGCCCTGCCCGCCGACCTGGCCCTGGGCAAGGTCAGCGCCCTGGCGGGGCGCGCCGCCTACGACTACGTCTGCGCCGCCATCGACGACGCGCAGGCCGGACGCATCCGCGCCATCGTGACCGCGCCGCTGAACAAGAAATCCATGCACGAGGCCGGCATCGACTTTCCGGGCCACACCGAAATCCTGGCGGACCGCTCGGCCACGCAGGACTTCGCCATGATGCTGGCCAACGATGAACTGCGCGTGCTGCTGGTGACCATCCACGTCGCGCTGGCCGACGTCATCGCGCGCATCACGCCCCAGGCCGAACTGACCGCGATGCGCCTTGCCGACCGGGCCTGCCGGCAGATGGGCATCGCGCGCCCGCGCGTCGCCGTCGCGGGCCTGAATCCGCACGCGGGCGAAGGCGGCAAGTTCGGCCGCGAAGACGTCGACATCATCGAACCGGCCATCGCCGCCGCGCGCGCCGAAGGCATCGACGCCAGCGGCCCCTGGCCGGGAGACACCGTCTTCATGCGCGCCCGCCGCGGCGAATTCGACATCGTCGTCGCCCAGTACCATGACCAGGGCCTCATCCCCGTGAAGTACCTGGGCCTGGACCACGGCGTGAACGTGACCGTCGGGCTGCCCTTCGTGCGCACCAGCGTGGACCACGGCACCGCGTTCGACATCGCCGGCAAGGGACTGGCGGACCACGCCTCGCTGGTCGCGGCGTTCGACCTGGCGCTGGCGATGACGCCCTGA